One genomic segment of Fusobacterium nucleatum includes these proteins:
- a CDS encoding helix-turn-helix domain-containing protein, protein MKKKELEYFINNMLINKEDVLLSLRDYIEYCKETKEENWSEKKREIIIKILFNFYNTIKDFDFPVTNLKNWYYEYFWNRDGISLELMYCDELTLDDEGEIDSISSSNSIIIAEEKCLYLSVEEYAKVYDVKPTTVRQWIRRGKIRNAKKIGRDWLISELADKPQKGYTDVSYFINYLSNEILEKYPYLEKYERLSISKSNLENDKYEILLSSKKEKYPYERMYLNTIEREKLELMLISENEVYVDEPFFIMYIPEKRNKYCIKGGEIMLENKIETYEKSLKKILKDDLKIECDNYLENEDDFLIWNSNIYLKKRIFDDKGDYIDKKLLEIIGAKIIPASMNFNDETSFYSPLDYCDSVSGDMYFSYKAIGDDEGIKEEIVKELEMEEEEAYETSVLYVENVEVKESENLNTFLQAFDIVRKGLPVQYCKLAIFLLEWQKESKKVKVFLENGWKIRNIDSSSVVMYKKI, encoded by the coding sequence ATGAAAAAAAAAGAATTAGAATATTTTATAAATAATATGCTTATAAACAAAGAAGATGTATTACTATCATTAAGAGATTATATTGAATACTGTAAAGAAACAAAAGAGGAAAATTGGTCTGAGAAAAAAAGAGAGATTATTATTAAAATATTATTTAATTTTTATAATACAATAAAAGATTTTGATTTTCCAGTGACGAATTTAAAAAATTGGTATTATGAATATTTTTGGAATAGAGATGGTATAAGTTTAGAACTAATGTATTGTGATGAATTAACATTAGATGATGAAGGGGAAATAGATTCTATATCTTCTTCAAATTCTATAATTATTGCAGAAGAGAAGTGTTTATATCTATCAGTAGAAGAGTATGCAAAAGTATATGATGTAAAACCAACAACAGTACGTCAATGGATTCGAAGAGGAAAAATAAGAAATGCAAAAAAAATTGGAAGGGATTGGTTGATTTCAGAACTAGCAGATAAACCACAAAAGGGATATACTGATGTAAGTTATTTTATAAACTATTTATCCAATGAGATATTAGAAAAGTACCCTTATTTAGAAAAATATGAAAGATTGAGTATTAGTAAGAGTAATTTAGAAAATGATAAATATGAAATATTGTTATCTTCTAAAAAAGAAAAATACCCTTATGAAAGAATGTATTTAAATACAATAGAAAGAGAAAAATTAGAACTGATGTTAATTTCAGAGAATGAAGTTTATGTTGATGAACCTTTTTTTATTATGTATATTCCTGAAAAAAGAAACAAATATTGTATAAAGGGAGGAGAGATTATGTTGGAAAATAAAATAGAAACATATGAAAAATCACTAAAAAAAATATTAAAAGATGATTTAAAAATAGAGTGTGATAACTATTTAGAAAATGAAGATGATTTTCTTATATGGAATTCAAATATATATTTAAAAAAGAGAATATTTGATGATAAAGGCGATTATATTGATAAAAAATTATTAGAAATAATAGGTGCTAAAATTATTCCAGCTAGTATGAATTTTAATGATGAAACATCATTTTATTCCCCTTTGGATTATTGTGATAGTGTATCAGGAGATATGTATTTTTCATATAAGGCTATTGGAGATGATGAAGGAATAAAGGAAGAAATAGTTAAAGAATTAGAAATGGAAGAAGAAGAGGCTTATGAAACTTCTGTATTGTATGTAGAAAATGTAGAAGTAAAAGAAAGTGAAAATTTAAATACTTTTTTACAAGCATTTGATATAGTTAGAAAAGGACTTCCAGTTCAATATTGTAAGTTAGCAATATTCCTTTTGGAATGGCAAAAAGAATCTAAAAAGGTGAAAGTTTTTTTAGAAAATGGATGGAAGATAAGAAATATTGATAGTAGTTCTGTTGTTATGTATAAGAAAATATAG
- a CDS encoding addiction module toxin RelE — protein sequence MEIRYKDKKIRDICENEKKAIKKYNKIIAEKLIFSIEFLKNSKSLKDVADYHNFRLHELKYKRKGQFAIDLEKTTGYRLIIEPITVNKENEIISYESINIIEIMEVSNHYE from the coding sequence ATGGAGATTAGATATAAGGACAAAAAAATCCGTGATATTTGTGAAAATGAGAAAAAAGCAATAAAAAAGTATAATAAAATTATTGCTGAAAAACTAATTTTCTCTATTGAATTTTTAAAGAACTCTAAGTCTTTAAAAGATGTTGCAGATTATCATAATTTTAGACTTCATGAACTAAAATATAAAAGAAAAGGACAATTTGCAATAGATTTAGAGAAAACAACAGGATATAGACTAATTATAGAACCTATTACTGTCAACAAAGAAAATGAAATAATATCTTATGAAAGTATAAATATTATTGAAATAATGGAGGTGTCAAATCATTATGAATAA
- a CDS encoding transcriptional regulator yields MNKLVFNSKDNEMIFHPGYLIKNIMDEEEKDIKGMVQLLGLTEKEITALMNAEISITDDMIDRIVKNYGTSKELWKNFQNKYDLKMKELEENPMIFNFERENKISSDIANNILNNVSERLIIA; encoded by the coding sequence ATGAATAAGTTAGTTTTTAATTCAAAAGATAACGAGATGATTTTTCACCCAGGATATTTAATCAAAAATATAATGGATGAAGAAGAGAAAGATATAAAAGGAATGGTACAGTTATTAGGTTTAACCGAAAAGGAAATCACAGCTCTTATGAATGCTGAAATAAGTATAACAGATGATATGATAGATAGAATTGTCAAAAATTATGGAACATCAAAAGAATTATGGAAAAATTTTCAAAATAAATATGATTTAAAAATGAAGGAACTTGAAGAAAATCCTATGATCTTTAATTTTGAAAGAGAAAATAAAATTAGTTCAGACATAGCAAATAATATATTGAATAATGTTTCTGAAAGGCTAATTATAGCATAA
- a CDS encoding DUF3644 domain-containing protein yields MDISKLLVDKSIEAFIMGLEIYNKPTIRYRVEGFSFFICNAWELMLKARIINLYGEKAIYYKDSEDRTITLELCVKKLFTDKQGALRKNIEKIIELRNTSTHFITEDYEYIYAPLFQACVMNFAEKIKEFHNKNITDYIAQNFLTLSVKNNFNTDEIKAKYSPNMVKKLLKEAEKINSEIIENNSEFAIQIQTHFFITKDKNKADIFVGVDKNSEHKMAVVKQLENPNNVYTYTTKDVIRLVNKKLKSKGLFLTKLKNGEIIQAIFSMYDFNLFVNFYDIKNNPKFSFHYTVGGSRYTYSQAVVEFIADEIIKNPKTIIGDLKKNINKK; encoded by the coding sequence TTGGATATATCTAAACTTTTAGTTGATAAAAGTATTGAAGCATTTATAATGGGTTTAGAAATTTATAATAAACCTACAATTAGATATAGAGTTGAAGGATTTAGTTTTTTTATATGTAATGCTTGGGAACTAATGTTAAAAGCTCGTATTATAAATTTATATGGAGAAAAAGCTATATATTATAAAGATTCAGAAGATAGAACTATTACTCTTGAATTGTGTGTTAAAAAGTTATTTACAGATAAACAAGGAGCATTAAGAAAAAATATTGAAAAAATTATAGAATTAAGAAATACAAGTACTCATTTTATAACTGAAGATTATGAATATATTTATGCTCCTCTCTTTCAAGCATGTGTTATGAATTTTGCTGAAAAAATAAAAGAATTTCATAATAAAAATATAACTGATTATATAGCTCAAAATTTTTTAACACTATCAGTAAAAAATAATTTTAATACAGATGAAATAAAAGCTAAATACTCACCTAATATGGTTAAAAAATTATTAAAAGAAGCTGAAAAAATTAATTCAGAAATTATTGAAAATAATTCTGAATTTGCTATTCAAATTCAAACTCATTTCTTTATTACAAAAGATAAAAATAAAGCTGATATATTTGTTGGAGTTGATAAAAACTCAGAGCATAAAATGGCAGTAGTTAAACAATTAGAAAATCCTAATAATGTCTATACATACACAACTAAAGACGTAATAAGATTAGTTAATAAAAAGTTAAAGAGTAAAGGGTTATTTTTAACCAAATTAAAAAATGGAGAAATAATTCAAGCAATTTTTAGTATGTATGATTTTAATTTATTTGTAAATTTTTATGATATAAAAAATAATCCAAAATTCAGTTTTCATTATACTGTTGGAGGCAGCAGATATACTTATTCACAAGCTGTTGTAGAATTTATTGCAGATGAAATTATTAAAAATCCAAAAACAATAATTGGAGATTTAAAAAAGAATATAAATAAAAAATAA
- a CDS encoding dTDP-glucose 4,6-dehydratase codes for MKTYLITGAAGFIGANFLKYILKKHEDINVIVVDSLTYAGNLGTIKEELKNNRVKFEKVDIRDRKEIERIFSENKVDYVVNFAAESHVDRSIENPQIFLETNILGTQNLLDNAKKSWTVSKDENGYPVYREGVKYLQVSTDEVYGSLSKDYDEPIELVIDDEDVKKVVKNRKNLKTYGDNFFTEESPADPRSPYSASKTGADHIVIAYGETYKLPINITRCSNNYGPYHFPEKLIPLMIKNILEGKKLPVYGKGDNVRDWLYVEDHCKGIDLVLREAKSREIYNIGGFNEEKNINIVKLVIDILKEEITNNDEYKKVLKTDISNINYDLITYVQDRLGHDMRYAINPSKIAKDLGWYPETDFETGIRKTVKWYLENQDWVNEVVSGDYQKYYERMYGNR; via the coding sequence ATGAAAACATATCTAATAACAGGAGCAGCAGGCTTTATAGGGGCAAATTTTTTAAAATATATCTTAAAGAAGCATGAAGATATAAATGTTATTGTTGTAGATTCCCTAACTTACGCTGGGAATCTAGGGACAATAAAAGAAGAATTAAAAAATAACAGAGTTAAGTTTGAAAAGGTGGATATTAGGGATAGAAAAGAAATAGAAAGGATATTCTCTGAAAATAAAGTAGATTATGTTGTTAATTTTGCAGCAGAATCACATGTGGATAGATCTATTGAAAATCCACAAATATTCTTAGAAACAAATATATTAGGGACTCAAAATTTATTAGATAATGCTAAGAAATCTTGGACAGTATCAAAAGATGAAAATGGTTATCCAGTATATAGAGAAGGGGTAAAGTATCTTCAAGTATCAACTGATGAAGTTTATGGAAGTTTATCAAAAGACTATGATGAGCCAATAGAACTTGTAATTGATGATGAAGATGTAAAAAAAGTAGTTAAGAATAGAAAAAATTTAAAGACTTATGGAGATAATTTCTTCACAGAAGAAAGCCCAGCTGACCCAAGAAGTCCTTATTCAGCTTCTAAAACAGGAGCAGACCATATTGTTATAGCTTATGGAGAAACATATAAGTTACCAATTAATATAACAAGATGTTCAAATAATTATGGACCTTATCATTTTCCTGAAAAATTAATACCTTTAATGATAAAAAATATTTTAGAAGGTAAAAAACTTCCAGTATATGGAAAAGGAGATAACGTAAGAGATTGGTTGTATGTTGAAGATCATTGCAAAGGAATAGATTTGGTTTTAAGAGAAGCAAAATCAAGAGAAATATACAATATTGGTGGCTTTAATGAAGAAAAGAATATAAATATAGTTAAATTAGTAATTGATATATTAAAAGAAGAAATCACAAACAATGATGAATACAAGAAAGTTTTAAAAACAGATATATCAAATATTAACTATGATTTAATAACTTATGTTCAAGATAGATTAGGACATGATATGAGATATGCAATTAATCCAAGTAAGATAGCAAAAGACTTAGGTTGGTATCCAGAAACAGATTTTGAAACTGGAATAAGAAAGACAGTTAAGTGGTATTTAGAAAATCAAGACTGGGTTAATGAAGTTGTATCAGGTGATTATCAAAAGTACTATGAAAGAATGTATGGAAATAGATAA
- a CDS encoding P-loop NTPase fold protein → MFCFENIKDKTKENFRKISLIVFSVYIIIYIAEYIHSNKVLHFLNYFYLSIFFLLFYLLNLLDIYSIIRDILLFFLILGITMLIKGFDLIEYKNFFIEEMLDYKAFPIYLLFIFNIFFKFTNLRYKSKKEQEETYSEREADVDYIVDFIQSNQNKNIFTLGIDSNYGTGKTFIVEKVLEELSSNKYEIIKIRCLLLEKEEVYYYIIEEIKKVLAKNLIFISNLKKFHKSILKIFDSKFLGGISDFFSYNSVTDDIDNLKAIIRKLNKNIIIIFDDIDRTNDVEKIEKILSFISDFSSENIKSIVLFSSDNLKKLDERFDRDYLEKYIPLIREITKIPFIKLLKEEIKNREEELNKIDLNKEDFKFLYIFKETDYNIYPNDEIKKRKEFSFIRNIYSMFNFYEIDILDTITKNKEITPRQIKNFMEEVIGLCNYKNLNKKIERRIIIAYVFLKYIFYDAFYKRIDNEISFYELFPIEIEFQNEIILNLDEIDLIKNLINKKTNILSNPKRNYIIINNKVLYFDKRSNYEDTLDKYLEKLNYFVSNESLEEKFEKLEELFKGLKVKKLAEKSKINIFIYSSFNFYLYSYKNKEYFVRERKEKIENIIRKLKFLGNEKQVSEYQKFYEDFSLEIPNKKLSQIFYQKFIDSKKYEIFNEVGKPFTVLAMESLTIFGEKEEQEKFLDVILEINKGEIKDDYLQAFFLTELDDIKISDNIVEKILKEDYRIDRESTLRLICKNLERILKRFSFPEYRDFNNLKDFLDSRKSYLIDYKNELYSSEILECKEVNDILENYIEFIEKIKEILNSKKLINEDNNIRVSFKDTEPEDTEEEKEIKNLDTKEEKIKKLIEFLINGRVKFKEANRIYFAIKNNKI, encoded by the coding sequence ATGTTTTGTTTTGAAAATATTAAAGATAAAACAAAAGAAAATTTTAGAAAAATAAGTTTAATAGTATTTTCTGTATATATAATAATTTACATAGCTGAGTACATACATTCAAATAAAGTTTTACATTTTTTAAATTATTTTTATCTATCAATTTTTTTCTTACTTTTTTATTTGCTTAATTTATTAGACATATATTCTATAATAAGGGATATTTTACTATTTTTTCTTATTTTAGGAATTACAATGTTGATAAAAGGTTTTGATTTAATAGAATATAAAAATTTTTTTATTGAAGAAATGTTAGATTACAAAGCTTTCCCAATCTATTTACTTTTTATATTTAATATTTTTTTTAAATTTACTAATTTAAGGTATAAAAGTAAAAAAGAACAAGAAGAAACCTATTCAGAAAGGGAAGCAGATGTAGATTACATTGTTGATTTTATTCAAAGTAATCAAAACAAAAATATTTTTACTTTGGGTATTGATTCTAACTATGGGACAGGTAAAACTTTTATAGTTGAAAAAGTATTAGAAGAATTAAGTTCGAATAAATATGAAATAATTAAAATAAGATGTTTACTTCTTGAAAAGGAAGAAGTTTACTACTATATCATTGAAGAAATTAAAAAAGTTTTAGCTAAAAATTTAATATTCATAAGTAATTTAAAAAAATTCCATAAGTCTATTTTAAAAATTTTTGATAGTAAATTTTTAGGTGGAATTAGTGATTTTTTCTCATATAACTCAGTGACTGATGATATAGATAATTTAAAAGCCATTATAAGAAAACTAAATAAAAATATCATTATAATATTTGACGATATTGATAGAACAAATGATGTAGAAAAAATTGAGAAAATTTTATCTTTTATAAGTGATTTTTCTAGTGAAAATATAAAAAGTATTGTTTTATTTAGTTCAGATAATTTAAAAAAATTAGATGAGAGGTTTGATAGAGATTATCTTGAAAAATATATCCCTTTAATTAGAGAAATTACAAAAATTCCTTTTATTAAATTATTAAAAGAAGAAATAAAAAATAGAGAAGAAGAACTAAATAAAATAGATTTAAATAAAGAAGATTTTAAATTTTTATATATTTTTAAGGAAACAGACTATAATATTTATCCAAATGATGAAATAAAAAAAAGGAAAGAGTTTAGCTTTATAAGAAATATTTATTCTATGTTTAATTTTTATGAAATAGACATTTTAGACACTATTACTAAAAATAAAGAAATCACACCAAGGCAGATAAAGAATTTTATGGAAGAAGTGATTGGATTATGTAATTATAAAAATCTCAATAAAAAAATAGAGAGAAGAATTATAATTGCTTATGTTTTTTTAAAATATATTTTTTATGATGCATTTTATAAAAGAATAGATAATGAGATATCTTTTTATGAATTATTTCCAATAGAAATAGAATTTCAAAATGAAATTATTTTAAATTTAGATGAAATAGACTTGATAAAAAATTTAATAAATAAGAAAACTAATATTTTGAGCAATCCAAAAAGAAATTATATTATTATTAATAATAAAGTATTATATTTTGATAAAAGAAGTAATTATGAAGATACACTTGATAAATATTTAGAGAAATTAAACTATTTTGTCTCTAACGAAAGTTTAGAGGAAAAATTTGAAAAATTAGAAGAATTATTCAAGGGTTTAAAAGTAAAAAAATTAGCAGAAAAAAGTAAAATAAATATATTTATTTATAGCTCATTTAATTTCTATCTTTATAGTTATAAAAATAAAGAATATTTTGTCAGAGAAAGAAAAGAAAAAATAGAAAATATAATAAGAAAGCTTAAATTTTTAGGAAATGAAAAACAAGTTTCTGAATATCAAAAATTTTATGAAGATTTTTCACTAGAGATACCTAATAAAAAACTTTCTCAAATATTTTATCAAAAATTTATTGATAGTAAAAAGTATGAAATTTTTAATGAAGTTGGAAAACCTTTTACAGTTTTGGCAATGGAAAGTTTAACTATTTTTGGAGAAAAAGAAGAACAAGAAAAATTTTTAGATGTTATATTAGAGATAAATAAGGGAGAGATAAAAGATGATTATTTACAGGCTTTTTTTCTAACAGAATTAGATGATATAAAAATAAGTGATAATATTGTAGAAAAAATATTAAAAGAAGATTATAGAATAGATAGAGAAAGTACATTACGATTAATCTGTAAGAATTTAGAAAGAATACTTAAAAGATTTTCTTTCCCAGAATATAGGGATTTTAATAACTTAAAAGATTTTTTAGATAGTAGAAAAAGTTATTTAATTGATTACAAAAATGAACTTTATTCTTCTGAAATATTAGAGTGTAAAGAAGTTAATGATATTTTAGAAAATTATATAGAATTTATTGAAAAGATAAAAGAAATATTAAACTCAAAAAAATTAATTAATGAAGATAATAACATAAGAGTTTCTTTTAAAGATACAGAACCTGAAGATACAGAAGAAGAGAAAGAAATTAAAAATCTAGATACAAAAGAAGAAAAAATAAAAAAATTAATTGAATTTTTAATTAATGGAAGAGTTAAGTTTAAAGAAGCTAATAGAATATATTTTGCTATAAAGAATAATAAAATATAA
- a CDS encoding ASCH domain-containing protein, translating to MYKILLSIKPEYVKSIFEGKKKFEYRKIVAKNKPTKIVIYSTYPVSAVVGEAEVEEILIDSPDNLWKKTKKKSGVDKNFFFKYFKEKKVGVAYQLKNIVEYDEIRSLEEFGVKCAPQSYVYL from the coding sequence ATGTACAAAATATTATTGTCAATCAAGCCAGAATATGTTAAATCTATTTTTGAAGGGAAAAAGAAATTTGAATACAGAAAAATTGTAGCTAAAAATAAACCTACTAAGATAGTTATTTATTCTACTTATCCTGTTTCAGCAGTTGTTGGTGAAGCAGAAGTTGAAGAAATTTTAATTGATTCACCTGATAATCTGTGGAAAAAAACTAAAAAAAAATCAGGAGTAGATAAAAATTTCTTTTTTAAATATTTTAAAGAAAAAAAAGTAGGTGTTGCATATCAATTAAAAAATATAGTTGAGTATGATGAAATACGAAGCCTTGAAGAATTTGGAGTTAAGTGTGCTCCTCAATCTTATGTATACTTATAA
- the rfbA gene encoding glucose-1-phosphate thymidylyltransferase RfbA has translation MKGIILAGGSGTRLHPLTKSVSKQILPIYDKPMIYYPLSVLMLADIREILIISTPRDINCFKELLGDGRELGMNIQYKIQEKPNGLAEAFIIGEDFIGNDNVALVLGDNIFFGQGFSPIVKKAARLEKGAEIFGYFVKDPREYGVVEFDKNNNVLSLEEKPEKPKSKYAVPGLYFYDNTVVDRAKSLKPSKRGELEITDLNKLYLEEKSLKVNLLGRGFAWLDTGSHKNLLQASNFIETIQEREGNYVACIEEIAYKNGWIDKEQLIKLGNELIKTDYGKYLIEISEEI, from the coding sequence ATGAAAGGAATAATTTTAGCAGGTGGGAGTGGGACAAGACTTCATCCATTGACAAAAAGTGTATCAAAACAAATTTTACCAATATATGATAAACCAATGATATATTATCCATTATCTGTATTAATGTTAGCAGATATAAGAGAAATTTTAATTATTTCTACTCCAAGAGATATAAATTGCTTTAAAGAACTTTTAGGAGATGGAAGAGAGTTAGGGATGAATATTCAGTATAAAATTCAAGAAAAACCAAATGGATTAGCAGAAGCTTTTATTATTGGTGAAGATTTTATAGGAAATGATAATGTGGCTCTTGTGTTAGGAGATAATATATTCTTTGGACAAGGTTTTTCACCCATAGTAAAAAAAGCAGCAAGATTAGAAAAAGGAGCAGAAATATTTGGTTATTTTGTAAAAGACCCAAGAGAATATGGAGTTGTTGAATTTGATAAAAATAATAATGTCTTATCTTTAGAAGAAAAACCAGAGAAACCTAAGTCAAAATATGCTGTTCCAGGTCTATACTTTTACGATAATACAGTTGTTGATAGGGCAAAATCATTAAAACCAAGTAAAAGAGGAGAATTAGAAATTACTGATTTAAATAAATTATATCTTGAAGAAAAATCTTTGAAAGTTAATTTATTGGGAAGAGGTTTTGCATGGCTTGATACAGGAAGTCATAAAAATTTACTACAAGCTTCTAACTTTATAGAAACAATACAAGAAAGGGAAGGGAATTATGTAGCTTGTATTGAAGAAATAGCCTATAAAAATGGTTGGATAGATAAAGAACAATTAATAAAATTAGGAAATGAATTAATTAAAACAGATTATGGAAAATACTTAATTGAGATAAGTGAAGAGATATAA
- a CDS encoding acyltransferase, with amino-acid sequence MEKVRNYSLDFLKIIATILIVFHHYQQILNIEFKGINFYGGKFYFGYLVEFFFLISGFLMFKYIEKIKVGLTFKDFFIRRIMRLMPLIIVGAISYEILLYIYPKVFGDYFYNLKPDFWGLIISMLGIQAGWSFENPMINNPMWYISVLILCYIIFYIVTKISVLKNYKYIYFYVIIIFLGLSIQKNGTDLAFFNPYTARGYYAFFFGVLFSIYYNNYKMNKLIKILSVFLLIFISYLILKYYHIIENNINYTLTFIYYPILIIIFNSDIIKRILSSKITGKIGEISFNVYVWHGGFILLLSIINKYYSFDINFASYKIMAISTIILYVFGTISYYLIEKPLEKLIFKKLNNK; translated from the coding sequence TTGGAAAAGGTAAGAAATTATAGTTTAGATTTTTTAAAAATTATAGCAACAATATTGATAGTTTTTCATCATTACCAACAGATATTAAATATAGAATTTAAAGGAATCAATTTTTATGGGGGAAAATTTTATTTTGGTTATTTAGTAGAGTTTTTCTTCCTTATATCTGGCTTTTTAATGTTTAAGTATATTGAAAAAATAAAAGTAGGTTTAACCTTTAAAGATTTTTTTATTAGAAGAATAATGAGACTTATGCCACTTATAATAGTTGGGGCTATTAGTTATGAAATTTTATTGTATATTTATCCTAAAGTGTTTGGAGATTATTTTTATAATTTAAAACCTGATTTTTGGGGATTAATAATTTCTATGTTAGGAATTCAAGCAGGATGGTCTTTTGAAAATCCAATGATTAATAATCCAATGTGGTATATAAGTGTACTAATATTGTGTTATATCATTTTTTATATTGTAACAAAAATATCAGTATTAAAAAATTATAAGTATATTTATTTTTATGTTATTATTATATTTTTAGGTCTATCAATTCAAAAAAATGGAACTGATTTAGCTTTTTTTAATCCTTACACAGCTAGAGGATATTATGCTTTCTTTTTTGGAGTACTGTTTTCAATATATTATAATAATTATAAAATGAATAAATTAATAAAAATCTTATCAGTATTTTTATTAATATTTATATCATATTTAATTTTAAAATATTATCATATTATAGAAAACAATATAAATTACACATTAACTTTTATTTATTATCCTATACTAATAATTATCTTTAATTCTGACATAATAAAAAGAATACTTTCTAGTAAAATTACTGGGAAAATTGGAGAAATCTCTTTTAATGTCTATGTTTGGCATGGTGGATTTATTTTATTATTATCAATTATAAATAAGTATTATAGTTTTGATATTAATTTTGCTTCTTATAAAATAATGGCAATATCTACAATAATTTTATATGTTTTTGGAACTATTTCGTATTATTTGATAGAAAAGCCTCTAGAAAAATTAATTTTTAAAAAATTAAATAACAAATAG
- a CDS encoding EpsG family protein, translating into MIIYIYLSIFFFLGIIKNEFFKNKKSDFLIFLIIFLFSFSYQMGSDWLSYQEWYEEIFINLGWNNLFEQISGLEGLEVGYVLLNIIFFNLGFSYELFMGTVLSVCSFIILKFIQKESKNYYLAFYFFLINGFLTTLLEPIARQLIALTFFITAIKYLKERKIYKYTFIILVASLFHKSAFLLLPLYFVKHIKFTMKKFLLLTFFSKIVLNIFLGIIFLILPKYANYLNSERYMLRDGSLRMYIIYFYYIFILFNIYRGAKKNENYTFSFTSLYIIVYFLATYFPIIKRFDLYLLPFTSISISYVGEIHLFENKSKVKSLFYTLITFLLFTGIFYKNYYLDDLNRFRYLNYKNYFIESSKGNIARNFYEKSSSYKEKIDILQAEEKNN; encoded by the coding sequence ATGATTATTTATATTTATTTATCTATATTTTTTTTTCTTGGAATTATAAAAAATGAATTTTTCAAAAATAAAAAGTCTGATTTTCTAATATTTTTGATTATTTTTTTATTTTCTTTCTCTTATCAAATGGGAAGTGATTGGTTATCATATCAAGAATGGTATGAGGAAATTTTCATTAATTTAGGATGGAATAATTTATTTGAACAAATTTCAGGTCTAGAAGGTTTAGAAGTAGGCTATGTTTTGTTGAATATTATTTTTTTTAATTTAGGTTTTAGTTACGAACTATTTATGGGAACGGTACTTTCTGTATGTTCTTTTATAATATTAAAATTTATTCAAAAAGAATCTAAAAATTATTATCTAGCTTTTTATTTTTTTTTAATAAATGGCTTTTTAACTACACTTTTAGAACCAATTGCAAGACAGTTAATAGCATTAACTTTTTTTATAACAGCTATAAAATATTTGAAAGAAAGAAAAATATATAAATATACTTTTATTATACTTGTTGCAAGTTTATTTCATAAAAGTGCATTTCTGTTATTACCTCTATATTTTGTGAAACATATAAAATTTACTATGAAGAAGTTTCTTCTACTTACTTTTTTTTCAAAAATTGTATTAAATATTTTTTTGGGAATTATTTTCTTAATTTTACCAAAGTATGCAAATTATTTAAATTCTGAGAGGTATATGTTAAGAGATGGAAGTTTAAGAATGTATATTATATATTTTTATTATATATTTATACTATTTAATATTTATAGAGGAGCTAAAAAAAATGAAAACTATACTTTTAGTTTCACTTCCTTGTATATTATAGTTTATTTCTTAGCTACTTATTTTCCAATTATAAAGAGATTTGATTTGTATTTACTTCCATTTACTTCAATTTCAATATCTTATGTAGGTGAAATACACTTATTTGAAAATAAAAGTAAAGTAAAAAGTTTATTCTATACTTTAATAACTTTTCTTCTTTTTACTGGGATATTCTATAAAAATTATTATTTAGATGACCTAAATAGATTTCGTTATTTAAATTATAAAAATTATTTTATAGAGTCATCAAAAGGAAATATAGCTAGAAATTTTTACGAAAAAAGTAGCAGCTATAAAGAAAAAATAGATATTTTACAAGCAGAAGAAAAAAATAATTAG